The Polyodon spathula isolate WHYD16114869_AA chromosome 23, ASM1765450v1, whole genome shotgun sequence genome has a window encoding:
- the LOC121298426 gene encoding keratin-associated protein 21-1-like: MDLLGHHRVLFAIEGHREGYKKGYGEGYREGYKEGHREGYGEGYREDYGEGYGEGHGEGYGEGYGKGRREGYGEGYEEGYREGYGEGHREGHREGYGDGYGEEYGEGYGEEYGEEYGEGYGAGYREEV; the protein is encoded by the exons atggaccttttggggcaccaCCGGGTGCTGTTTGCCAT TGAGGGACACAGGGAGGGATACAAGAAGGGGTACGGGGAGGGGTACAGGGAGGGATACAAGGAGGGGCATAGGGAGGGATATGGGGAGGGATACAGGGAGGATTACGGGGAAGGATATGGGGAGGGACACGGGGAGGGATACGGGGAGGGATATGGGAAGGGACGCAGGGAGGGATATGGGGAGGGATATGAGGAGGGATACAGGGAGGGATATGGGGAGGGACACAGGGAGGGACACAGGGAGGGATATGGGGATGGATACGGGGAGGAATACGGGGAGGGATACGGGGAGGAATACGGGGAGGAATATGGGGAGGGATACGGGGCGGGATACAGGGAGGAAGTGTGA